The nucleotide window GGAATGTGTAAATATCCTAGGTTATGAGCAATATCAACCACCTTCACCATACTGCGACCTACAACAGCTACTTTGCGGCCATGTTCATAAGCAGCATCAAATACTTGTTGAATCCGATGTACGTTGGATGCAAACGAAGCTACAAGAATACGACCTTCTGCTTTATAAAACTCTTTTGATATTTCGACCCCTACAGCACTCTCAGATCCTGTGTAGCCTGGTCTTTCTGCATTGGTACTATCTGATAATAAGCAAAGCACACCTTCATGACCAAGCTTTGCCATTTTACCAATATCTGCCCCGTACTTATCAACTGGTGTTTGATCAAATTTGAAATCACCCGTGTATACAATTGCTCCCTGAGATGTATGAAATGCAACTCCTACAGAGTCAGGAATGCTATGATTTGTTCGGAAAAATGAAACCGTTGTTGTTCTGAAATTGACCACTGAATTTGCATCAATGGTTTTTAGGGTAACCTTTCCGAGTAACCCTGCCTCGCTAAGCTTTGCTTCTACAAGACCCAATGTAAGCTTTGTCCCGTATACAGGAATATGCAGTTTTCTTAGTACGTATGCAATTCCACCAATATGATCTTCGTGACCGTGCGTTAAAAATAATGCTTTTACTCGTTCTTTATTTGTTTCTAAATATGTAATATCAGGAATGACAATATCAATTCCAAACATTTCTTCGTCCGGAAACATCAGCCCGGCATCCACTATGTAAATATCCGAATCAATTTCCACGCAATACATGTTTTTACCGATTTCCCCTACTCCTCCGAGGGCAAACACTTTTACTAATTCTGTTTCTTTAATTTCCACCTATCCTGCCTCCCAAATTTACTGCACAATCCCGTACTAAGTCACTTGAAATTATTATACCTGATAAAAGAATTAGAATACAAGCTAATTTCTAGTAGTGATATTTATACATAACAAAATAGTAACGTTCTTTTAAAAGAGACATTTATTCGAACCAACAATTAAAAGAGTAAAGCCGCCTGTTTGAAACGGGCGGCTTTACTCTTATTTTGGAATAGATTGAATAACTTCTTGTAGTGTTTGTCTTTCTCCTTCAGATAGAGGTATAAGTGGCAAACGAACGGATCCTACATTCATCCCAAGCATTTGCAATGCCGTTTTGACAGGTGTTGGACTCGGCGCCATAAACACCGCTTTTGTGACACGTAAAACAAGCTGATGCAAGCTTTGCGCTGTTTTCATATCACCGTTCTCATAAGCTTTAATCATCTCCTGCATTTGATTACCAATGATGTGCGAAGCGACTGAAACTACACCACGCGCGCCAATCGCCATCGCCGGCAACGTCAAACCATCATCTCCACTATATACAGCAAAATCGTCTCCTGTTTGCTCAATGACCTCTGTCATTGCTAACACATCACCGCCGGCGTCCTTAAGTGCTACAATGTTTGGAATTTGAGACAAACGCACAATTGTCTCAACTGACATTGTTACTACCGAACGCCCTGGAACGTTATACAACATAACAGGTAATTTAGTTGCGTTCGCAATCTCTTTAAAATGCTGATATAAGCCTTCTTGACTAGGCTTATTATAATATGGTGCAACAAGCATGATTGCATCTACACCCGCTTCTTCCGCAAGTACCGTTAATTCGATTGATGCACGCGTATTATTGCTACCTGTTCCTGCTACGACCGGAACCCTCCCAGCTACAACCTCAACTACATGACGAAACAAGGCCACTTTTTCTTGTGTTGTCAACGTAGGTGACTCGCCGGTTGTTCCACATACAACTAAAGAAGTTGTACCGTTCTCAATTAAATAATTGACCAACTGCGTTGTTTTGGCAAAATCGATGTTTTCTTTGTTGTCAAAAGGCGTAATCATTGCCGTTGCAATTGTGCCGAAATCAATCATAATTTCACCTCTTTAGATAATTCAAATGCACTGTGTAGCGCATTTACTGCGTTTACCAAATCACTTTCTTTTACAAGCATCCAAATCGTCGTATGACTATCCGCAGATTGCAGAATTTGAATGCCGGCTTCTGAAAGAGCTGTAACAATACGTGACGTTACACCAGGAACGCCCGTCATACCAGCTCCTACAATAGACACCTTTGCGCAGTGTCTTGTAACAATTGGCTCATAGCCTATTTCACCTAGTACCTCAATTGCTCGATCCGCTACATCGTCACTTACAGTGTAAGCTACACCTGTCGGCGAAATATTAATTAAGTCGACGCTAATTTTTTCTTTTGCCATCTCCTTAAATACTTGAGCCTGCAAGTCATACGGCGCGTCCTTTGCCATTACTTTAATCTGTGTAACGTTGGATACATGCGCGATACCAGTTACTGGACGCTCTTGTACATCTTGCCCTTGTACTGCTCCTTCATAAGCAGTAACAAGTGTACCAGTTCCTTCTGAGTAAGTAGATCTTACACGGAGAGGTACCTTAGCATGCATAGCAATTTCTACTGCCCTTGGATGAATGACCTTCGCTCCCTGATATGCCATATTGCAAATTTCATTATACGTGACAATATCAAGTGGTCTTGCATCTTTTACAATGCGTGGATCGGCAGTCATGATACCCTCTACATCTGTGAAGATATCAATGTATTCTGCATTCAATGCAACTCCAAGAGCCGAGGCAGATGTATCACTTCCACCGCGACCAAGTGTTGTAGTATCACCGTCTTTTGTTTTTCCTTGAAATCCAGCTACTACAACCACATCGTGATCTTCTAATTCTTGTAATACACGCTCACACTTCATTTCAATAATTTTCGCATTCGTGAAATCATTATTTGTTATGAACCCTGCTTGTGCACCAGTAAGTGCTGTCGCATCTACGCCAAGCTCATTCAACATGTTTGAAAATACAACGGCAGAAATAAGCTCTCCGCACGATAACAGCAAATCTTTTTCACGTTTTGAAAGATACGCCTGTTTATCTCCCACTAAACTAAGAAGCGTATCTGTAGCATACGGTTCACCTTTACGGCCCATAGCTGAAACAACCACTACAACTTTATATCCATCTTGTAATGCCTGTGAGATGTGCTTAAAAGCATGCTGTCTACCTTTCTCATCTCGTACAGACGTACCACCAAATTTTTGTACAATGATTTTCATGTTTGCACCCTCTTTAGAAGTTACACTAATCCTAGTTTAATCAATCTTTCAGCAATTTGTACAGAGTTCCATGCTGCGCCCTTTAACAAGTTATCAGACACAATCCAGAGGTGAAATCCTTTGTCATTGTTTAAATCTTTACGGATTCGCCCTACAAAGACTTCATTTTGTCCTGCTGCGTAAAATGGCATCGGATACAATTGTTCAGCTGGATTGTCCTGTACAATAACTCCTTCTGCCTCAGAAAGCAATACACGAATTTCTTCGGCTGTTACACCCTCTTTTTCTACTTCGATATAAACAGACTCTGAATGCCCTGCCACAACTGGGAGACGCACACAAGTTGCAGCTACCTCAAGTTCTGGCATATGCATAATTTTTTTCGTTTCATTAATCATTTTCATTTCTTCATACGTAAAGCCGTTCTCAGTAAATACATCAATTTGCGGAATAGCATTGAATGCAATTTGATAGTGCTTTTCGCCACTTTTTACTGGCAAAATCTTTGGCTCTACCTGCTGACCTTCAAGTGCTGTCTTTGTTTGTATATGAAGCTCTTCGATTGCTGATGCTCCTGCTCCTGAAACCGCTTGGTATGTGGAAGCAATCACTTTTTTTAAGCCATAGGCTTGACGAAGTGGCTCTAGCGCTACAACCATTTGAATAGTGGAGCAGTTTGGATTAGCGATGATCCCCTTATGTGCCAGCAAATCCTGCTCGTTTACCTCTGGTACAACTAGCGGAACATCTGTTGCCATTCGAAATGCGCTCGTATTATCTACAACGATTGCGCCGCGTGCAGCTGCTTCAGGAGCCAATGCTTTAGAAACCGCGCCTCCTGCGCTAAACAATGCAATATCCACACCTGCAAAGCTTTCCGGTGTAGCTTCTTGTACAGTTACGTTCTCATTTTTGAACACCACCGTTGTTCCGGCCGAACGTTTCGAAGATAATAACGACAATTTTCCGATTGGAAAATTTCTATTTTCCAATGTATTTAAAATTTGTTGTCCAACTGCACCTGTCGCTCCGACTACAGCGACATGAAAAGATCGTTTCTTTTCCATCACTATGCCCCTCTCTCACACAATGTACTTATAAAAAAGACGGGGCACTGTCCCCCATCTCCGCCATATAAATTCACTTTAACCTTCCCTATCCAAACTGGTGTAATAGGTAAAACGAGAGCTTGACACTCTATCCCATCTAGAAAGAAGGTCTTCATACTTTCATTTCTTTCATCTGAATTTATATAGAAACATAATAACACATTGTTGCATGGGATTGAGTGTTTTATAAAAAAATAGTTCTAGCTTTCCTATTATTCATTCATATATTTGTATTTTTCTACAATAACGGGCTGTAGCTGTTTTCCTTCCAATGCTGATGCCACTGTATCACGAAGCAATTCCATTCGCGCTACCATGGAACTCGGTTTCTTTTCAGGTGCATCCTGACCAAATGGAACAAAATACATATTACGGGAACCCATTAATCTCATTAAATTTACCCCATTTAATCCTAATGCGTCATTTGTGGAAATTGCTAGAATAACCGGCTTCCAATTGCGAAGTGTAGCTTTAGCAGCCATTAATACCGGGGAGTCTGTTTGTGCATTTGCTAGTTTGCTCATAGAACTTCCTGTAAGCGGTGCAATTACCATACAATCAAGTGGAATGGTAGGGCCAAGTGGCTCAGCTTTAACAATGCTATCAATAACTGAAAATCCTGTAATTTCTTCTATTTTTTTAATCCAGTCCTGCCCATCTCCAAAACGTGTATTTGTTGTTTGTAGTGTGTAAGATACTACTGGACGCACCTCAGCTCCCTCGTCAACTAATTGCTGCAAGAAGGGCATTACCTCTGCATATGTGCAATGCGAACCAGTTAAACCAAATCCAATACGTTTTCCCTTTAAGCTCATCTTCCATTCTCCTTTCTTGCTTTGTTCTCTGCTAATAACGATGTGAGTACATTTGCCAAAATTTGCCCAGCTGTTTTAGGTGCTACAATGCCAGGCAACCCCGGTGCTAAAAAGGCCTTCACACCTCTTTTTTCTGCATATCGAAAATCTGTGCCACCCGGCTTTGATGCTAAATCAATAATTAAGGTGTGTGCGGGCATTTTAGCAATTACATTCGCTGAAACAATTGGATGAGGGATTGTGTTGATGACAATATCCACATCTTGGACTTGCTGCTCTAAGTCTTTTAAATGAAACGGTGTAAAAGTCATTTCTGTAATACGCGCCAAATGCTCTGAACGCCTTGCTCCAACTCGTACATGTGCACCTAATGCTTGAAAAGATCTAGCTACGCTCATTCCCGTTCTACCAAACCCTAAAACCATTACTTTAGAACCGTGAATGGTATAGTCAGTATGCTGAATAACCATCATTAGCGTGCCTTCAACAGTGGGGATTGAATTATATATTGCAACATCATCACGTTCGAAGAGCTTCACTAAATTACGACTGCACACTGCGATAATTTCATTTAAATACGTATTACTAATACCCGAATACACTGTAAAATGCGGTGGCGTCTGTTCAATTTGTTCTTTTGTAAGTACAACTTTTTTATTTGAAAAAATAGTATCTACTTTTCCTTCTGAATCTGTCCCCGCTACAGGTAATATAACGGCATCTAAAGACGCAAAATCTAATTCTTCGATTTGTCCTTTTGTCGCTCCTGTAAACCCATGGTCCAGTTGATCAAACCCGATTAAAGAAAGTTTTGCATCCAGCTCAATTAATTTCCGAATCACTTCAAGCTGTCTTGCATCTCCTCCAATCACCGCTATATGCATGTCAGTTAACATCCCCGTATTCACCTTCTTTTGTCTGTATTCTAACGCCTATCTTTCACAAAACATCATATGTATTGTACGAGGACTGGGTGATTATCCCCCAGCAGTTTATATTAAGAAAAGAAAAAACCGTGCATCATTTGCACGGTTCTTTTTCACCTATTCATCATCATGATGAGAAAAATCAAAAATAATCATATCCTGCCCTACTTTTTTAATTCGCTTCCACGATACGCGGACTTCTTGTTGCGATCGCTTAAAAGCACTCCATTTACCAGTAGGAATAATTAAAGTATGAATGCGACCATCGTTCTCATCGATTTCCAGGTCTGCATGACCAAGAACTCCCATCCGTTCTGCCCGTTCCAGATCTACAATCTCTTTGCCACTTAATTCGCTCAAGCGCATGCTCATCCCCCCTACTCACTTGTATGTCAACTCATGCTAAAAAAGAACTTTATCCTAAAAGATAAAGGCTCTGTTACAGCTCGTTGTTGATTTCCATTACGGGGGTTCGCTTTCCGAGCGCTATGCGCCTGCGAGGTCTCCCTTTGACTCGCTTTTCCAATAGGAGTCTCACCTCCTCACTCTCATTAACAAGGGACAATTCGTAACCTCAGGCTTTAACACAGCTAAGATAAAAAAAGCCGCTCTTAGGCGACTTTTACTGTAATCCGCGCGGTAATTCTCCGGTTGGACTAATGAGTGAGACAGCAAACTCATTTGTAAATGTTTGATGAATTAATTCGTCCACTTCGTCTTTACTTACCTCGTTAATGCTTTCAATCATTTCATCAAGTGAGCGATGAATACCAAGAAGCATTTCATTTTTTCCGTTTCGGCTCATGCGGCTGTTTGTGCTTTCTAAACTTAACATTAAACTACCTTTAAGCTGCTCTTTACTGTTGGCAAGTTCTTTTTCTGTAATACCTTCTTGCTTTAATTGTGCAAGCGCCTGGTGAATTGTTTCATATAAAGTGTCCAATTGTTGACTACCTGTACCTGCATAGATTGTCATCATACCTGTATCTTCATAAGAGGAGTGATAAGAAAACACGGAATATGCAAGACCGCGCTGCTCCCGAACCTCCTGGAACAATCGACTACTCATACTGCCACCCAATATATTATTTAGTACGATTAAGCTGTATACCTTATCATTTCCCACAGGCAGTCCCTTGTACCCTAAACAAAGATGCGCCTGCTCTGTTTCTTTTTTACGTGCAACCTTATTTGTATGAAATACCGGATTATGTACTTGTTCACGCTTTGTCTTTCCTTCATAGCTCCCAAAATACTGTTCTGCTGTTTTCATAAAAGCTTCACTAACATTACCAGCAATGGAGATTACCACATTTTCAGGCGTATACCGCTCTTGCATATATTGACGCAGCGTATCACTAGTAAAGGTAGCGAGAGTATTCTCTGTTCCTAAAATAGGATAACCAAGTGGATGTGTTTCATATACTGCCTTTGTAAGCATGTCGTGCACAATATCATCGGGTGTATCCTCATACATTTTAATTTCTTCATAAACAACATTTTTTTCTTTTTTCAGCTCTTCATCTACAAATGTAGAATTAAAAAACATATCAGCCAAAACTTCCAACGCATATTCTGCATGTTCATCCAGTACTTTTGCGTAATAGCATGTATACTCCTTTGATGTAAATGCATTTACTTGTCCACCAATGCTGTCAAATGATTCAGCAATTTCACGAGCGGACCTTGTTTTTGTTCCTTTAAAAAACATATGCTCTAAAAAGTGTGAAATGCCATTATTACTAGCGTTTTCATGACGTGATCCTGTATGAATCCATACCCCGATTGCAACAGAGCGAACAGTCGGGATTTGTTCAAATACGATTCTTACTCCATTTTTGCATGTTTGTTTAGTAATCAAAAGCCATCCTCCTATTGCAAGTCATCCTATGTCACATACAACATGTGCTTCTCAATCATAACAATTTCAACAACACATGTCATGCAAATCATTATACACAGAATGACTTGTTTTATATGCTATTTATCACACTTTAGTCAATTCGTTTTTCATCCAATAAATCTGACACAGTACCGAGCCTATAGCCTTGTTTTTTTAGTAACATAATAAGGGTATCTAAAGACTGCGCTGTTGATGAAGTTGGATGCATGAGTACAATTGCACCATTATGTGCTTTTCTCGTTACTCGTTCAATTAAGACAGAGGGGGCAGGTCGTTGCCAATCAATTGTGTCTACAGTCCACATAATGGTACCCAATTGCAATTCATCAGCAATTTTCACCACTTCATCTCGATAGCTTCCGCTTGGCGGCGCAAACCACTTTACTTTTTCCCCTGTTGTAACTGCAATCATATCATTGGTTTTACTAAGTTGTTCGCGAATGGACGCTGCTGATAAGGTCTTCATATCAGGATGTGTATAGGAGTGATTTCCAACTTCTTGCCCTGCTTCTGCAATCATTTTTGCGAAAGAAGGATGTTCCTTTACCCAGCGCCCCTCTAAAAAAAAAGTTGCGCACACATTATGTTTTTTTAATATTTCTAACATAACAGGAAGATATTCATTTCCCCATGCCACATTAATGGTTAACGCAATCATTTTTTTATCCGGATGGCCACGGTATATAGGAGCAGGAGGTAAATCTCGTAGATGCACACTTGGTGCTATTTCTTTATATACAAGCCTTTTCGGGTCAAATCGTTGCTGTTTTTTCATATTTTGATACGATGCTTCTATATCTACTTCCAATCCGTTATAACCAGGCATGGCCTTCCAAATTTTATCGACGACTGCGTTTTGCGGAGCCTTTTCATACTGATTTGCCTTGCTCTTAATTTCTTCATATAAACCTTCTGTTGCAGCGGCTGCTCTAACTGGTTTGCCATACTGCATATATGTATTTGGTATGATTAGTAACAGCACACTTATGATAGTAAAACCAGCAATGCGTTTCATATAACTCCTCCTTATCAAACAGTATGTACCGATTTTTATTTTCAGAACATGCATAACTTACCCTTTATGATCGTGTTTCATTACTTGATATAAGGAGTTATATAAAAAAAAGAGACGGGAAACCGCCTCTTTATTGCTGCACTTCTTTTTCTGCTTGCTCTTTTTGTTCTTTTAACAATACTTTACGTGATAAGTTTACACGGCCTTGCTTATCAATTTCAATAACTTTAACCATGATTTCATCACCAATTTTAACAACATCTTCTACTTTCGGAATACGCTCTTCCGCCAGTTCAGATATATGAACAAGACCATCTTTTCCACTGAACAACTCTACAAAAGCACCAAATTTCTCAATACGCTTTACTTTGCCGAGATATACTTGTCCAACTTCTACTTCGCGTACGATGTCTTCAATGATTTTCTTAGCTTTTTGGTTCATTTCTTGATTAATAGAAGAAATAAATACTGTACCATCTTGTTCAATATCAATTTTAACGCCGGTTTCTTCAATGATTTTATTGATTTGTTTACCACTCGGTCCTATTACGTCGCGAATTTTGTCAGGATTGATTGTCATTGTTAAGATTTTTGGCGCATATGGAGACAATTCAGCACGCGGTTCATTCATAACAGAAAGCATATGCTCAAGAATCTGCATTCTACCTGCTTTAGCTTGTTGTAAAGCCTCTTCCAAAATTTCACGAGACAGTCCATCAATCTTAATATCCATTTGAAGTGCGGTAACGCCTTTTGCTGTACCCGCTACTTTGAAATCCATATCCCCCAAATGGTCTTCCATACCCTGAATATCTGTTAGTACCGTATAATGTTCGCCGGATTTTACAAGCCCCATCGCAATACCAGCTACAGGTGCCTTAATCGGTACACCTGCATCCATCATCGCAAGCGTGCTTGCGCAAATACTTGCTTGTGAGGTAGAACCATTAGACTCCAACACCTCTGATACTAAACGAATAGTATAAGGGAAATCTTTTTCAGATGGAATGACAGGCTCCAACGCTCTTTCTCCAAGAGCACCATGCCCAATCTCACGACGCCCTGGTCCTCGCATTGGACCTGTTTCGCCTACGCTAAACAACGGGAAGTTGTAGTGATGCATAAAGCGCTTAGATTCCTCAATGCCAAGACCATCCAAAATTTGCACATCGCCTAGCGCACCTAGCGTACAAATACTAAGCGCCTGTGTTTGTCCACGTGTGAACAAACCGGAGCCATGCGTGCGAGGCATAAGTCCTACTTCTGATGCAAGCGGACGAATTTCATCAATGCGGCGACCGTCCGGACGAATTTTTTCAACAGTGATTAAGCGACGTACTTCTTCTTTCACCATCATGTATAAAATTTCATTAACTTGTCCCATTACTGTAGCATCTGACTCCAGTGCTTCATAATGTGCTACTACACGTGCTTTTACAGCACTAATAGCTTCTTCACGAGCATGCTTTTCATGCACTTGAATAGCACTCTTCATATCTACTTCAGCTATTTCACGAATTTCCTTTTCAAGCTCACGATCTACTTCATACAAAGAAATTTCACGCTTTTCTTTGCCAATCGCTTGGACAATCTCTTCTTGGAATGCAATTAAACGTTTAATCTCTTCATGACCAAACATAATTGCCTCAAGCATCACTTCTTCAGGTACTTCCTGTGCACCAGCTTCAACCATGTTAATCGCATCTTTCGTTCCTGCTACAACAAGGTTGATATCGCTTTGCTCTGTTTGTGCTACTGTTGGATTAATAATGAACTGTCCATCAATTCTTCCTACTACCACACCTGCAATTGGACCTTCAAATGGAATGTCGGATACACAAAGCGCTAAGGAAGAACCAAACATAGCTGCAATTTCAGAAGAACAATCTTGATCTACGCTCATTACAATGCTTACTACTTGTACTTCATTTCGGAAGCCATCTGCGAATAAAGGACGAATTGGTCGATCAATCAAGCGACTCGCCAAAATTGCTTTTTCACTTGGTCGTCCTTCACGTTTAATAAAGCCTCCTGGAATTTTTCCGACTGCATATAAACGCTCTTCATAATTTACTGTTAACGGAAAAAAACCTACATTTTTTGCTTCTTTAGAGGCTGTAGCAGTAGAAAGTACAGCTGTATCTCCATATCGAATCAACACAGCACCACTTGCTTGTTTTGCTAGTTGTCCTGTTTCAACGACTAACTGTCGTCCTGCCCAATCTATAGAGAAGACTTGCTTTTCTTGAGTCATTTAAGTACCCCTCTCATTCCTAAATATAAAAATTCTATGTAAATGGTATCATGCAAAGCAGCATACATATGACTATTCGTTTTGTATAAAGCCTTCCCTGCTTATAATCCGAAAAACCGATACACTATTTATGAAAAATACATACTAAATGTCATTCTTTATGTAGTATCTCCGAAACTGCAAGAACCTATAATAAATGAGTATATATTTTTACCTAACAAAAAAGCGGGAATCATCCCGCTTTTTTGACTATCGACGTAAGCCAAGCTTGTTAATTAATTCACGGTAACGCGTAATGTCCTTGTTACGAAGATAAGTAAGTAAGTTACGACGCTTACCAACCATTTTCAAAAGACCGCGGCGTGAATGGTGATCTTTCTTGTGAGTACGCAAGTGATCATTCAAAGTGTTAATTTGCTCAGTTAGGACAGCGATTTGAACCTCTGGAGAACCAGTGTCCGTATCATGTGTTTTGTATTGAGCAATGATTTCGTTTTTACGCTCTTGTGTTAAAGCCATCCTGTTCACCTCCTAATATCAATCCCCAATTTCCTAGCATGCGTTGGTGAATCGACATGCCAAGTAAATGGTTCAATTAAAGTACGTAAATTAGAATACTACAGTTTCTTATAAAAAGCAAGTCTGACCTTGCCCATCATAAAAATATTGTTGCGCCTGCTCTTTATCACGCTGAATTTGCGCTACTAGTTCTGTGACTCCATTAAACTTTTGTTCCGCTCGAATACGGCGATGCCATTCAATTACAACTGATTCACCGTAAATTTCGGCTGCAAAATCAAAAATGTGCACTTCAACAGACAACTTGCGCTGATCGTTAAAAGTTGGTTTATACCCTATATTGCATACGCCGTTATACCATGTATCATGTATCCACAATTTTACCGCATATACACCAGTAGCTGGTAAAATATAATCATTGACCTCTACGTTAGCAGTGGGAAAACCAATTTGTCTCCCTCGCTTATCGCCGTGCACAACAGTCCCGGCTACCGTATATCTTCTCCCAAGTACAGGTTCTATTTCTTCCATACATCCTTCTCGAATCATACTTCTTAACAATGTAGAGCTGATCTTCTGTTCCTGTAGGGCTACCTTTTCCACAACTGTTTGTGTAAATTCGCCTCTCGAATGAAACGGCATGGTTTCCATCGTACCTTTCCCTAATCGGCCGTACGTAAAGTCAAAGCCTGCTACCGCGTGCTTAACATGTAAACCAATAATATAGTCATCCACAAATTGCTGCGGCAAGAGTGCTGCAAATTCCTTACTAAACTCCACCACATATAAAATATCAATGTCCATAGCTGCTAAGAGACGGGCTTTTTCTTGCAATGGCGTAATATATTCCACATGCGATGTAGCCTTTCCAAGAACCACTGACGGATGCGGATGAAAGGTCATTACCGCACTTTTCAGTTTCTTCTCTTTTGCTATGTTCTTTGCAGTGCGAATAACCTTTTGATGGCCCAGATGAACACCATCAAAATATCCCAAAGCCATAACAACCGGCTCCGCTTCATCTCTATTTACTTGATGAGGATGCGTTAAATGAATGAGTTTCACGCTCAAGTCCACCTTCTTACAACTAACTTTTATTATAAAATACGTATAAGCCTTACTAACGTAACTACAACGACAAAATGAACGCGCAAGAACTACTAACCTTGCTAGATGTTTACTCCTCGCAGGTTCTCATTGCAACTGCATATCAATCGTTCTTCTTTGTCATCTCAAGAATGTTATCTTTTCTACTT belongs to Ectobacillus sp. JY-23 and includes:
- the ribF gene encoding bifunctional riboflavin kinase/FAD synthetase; the protein is MKLIHLTHPHQVNRDEAEPVVMALGYFDGVHLGHQKVIRTAKNIAKEKKLKSAVMTFHPHPSVVLGKATSHVEYITPLQEKARLLAAMDIDILYVVEFSKEFAALLPQQFVDDYIIGLHVKHAVAGFDFTYGRLGKGTMETMPFHSRGEFTQTVVEKVALQEQKISSTLLRSMIREGCMEEIEPVLGRRYTVAGTVVHGDKRGRQIGFPTANVEVNDYILPATGVYAVKLWIHDTWYNGVCNIGYKPTFNDQRKLSVEVHIFDFAAEIYGESVVIEWHRRIRAEQKFNGVTELVAQIQRDKEQAQQYFYDGQGQTCFL
- the rpsO gene encoding 30S ribosomal protein S15 is translated as MALTQERKNEIIAQYKTHDTDTGSPEVQIAVLTEQINTLNDHLRTHKKDHHSRRGLLKMVGKRRNLLTYLRNKDITRYRELINKLGLRR
- the pnp gene encoding polyribonucleotide nucleotidyltransferase yields the protein MTQEKQVFSIDWAGRQLVVETGQLAKQASGAVLIRYGDTAVLSTATASKEAKNVGFFPLTVNYEERLYAVGKIPGGFIKREGRPSEKAILASRLIDRPIRPLFADGFRNEVQVVSIVMSVDQDCSSEIAAMFGSSLALCVSDIPFEGPIAGVVVGRIDGQFIINPTVAQTEQSDINLVVAGTKDAINMVEAGAQEVPEEVMLEAIMFGHEEIKRLIAFQEEIVQAIGKEKREISLYEVDRELEKEIREIAEVDMKSAIQVHEKHAREEAISAVKARVVAHYEALESDATVMGQVNEILYMMVKEEVRRLITVEKIRPDGRRIDEIRPLASEVGLMPRTHGSGLFTRGQTQALSICTLGALGDVQILDGLGIEESKRFMHHYNFPLFSVGETGPMRGPGRREIGHGALGERALEPVIPSEKDFPYTIRLVSEVLESNGSTSQASICASTLAMMDAGVPIKAPVAGIAMGLVKSGEHYTVLTDIQGMEDHLGDMDFKVAGTAKGVTALQMDIKIDGLSREILEEALQQAKAGRMQILEHMLSVMNEPRAELSPYAPKILTMTINPDKIRDVIGPSGKQINKIIEETGVKIDIEQDGTVFISSINQEMNQKAKKIIEDIVREVEVGQVYLGKVKRIEKFGAFVELFSGKDGLVHISELAEERIPKVEDVVKIGDEIMVKVIEIDKQGRVNLSRKVLLKEQKEQAEKEVQQ